In Pseudomonas deceptionensis, a single window of DNA contains:
- a CDS encoding DoxX family protein translates to MNTHSAPPSLLRRWLEGAIGLMQRIPHSLIAFVARFSIAAVFWKSGQTKVEGLAIDLVSGTFEPGIPHLADSAVYLFSTEYKVPLLSPEVAAHAAAFSEHFFPVLILLGFATRFSALALLGMTLTIQLFVYPDAYPTHGTWAAILLYLMARGPGVLSIDHLIVRRFR, encoded by the coding sequence ATGAACACCCACTCTGCGCCGCCATCCCTGCTCCGCCGCTGGCTTGAGGGTGCGATCGGGCTGATGCAACGCATCCCCCACTCGCTGATAGCCTTTGTCGCTCGGTTTTCGATTGCGGCGGTGTTCTGGAAATCGGGCCAGACCAAGGTCGAAGGTTTGGCCATCGACCTGGTGAGCGGCACCTTTGAACCCGGCATCCCCCACCTGGCGGACTCCGCGGTGTACTTGTTCAGTACGGAGTACAAAGTCCCGCTGCTGTCACCCGAGGTTGCCGCACACGCCGCGGCCTTCAGTGAGCACTTCTTCCCCGTGCTGATCCTGCTGGGGTTCGCCACACGTTTCTCGGCGCTGGCACTGCTGGGGATGACACTGACCATTCAGCTATTCGTATACCCCGACGCCTACCCGACCCACGGCACCTGGGCAGCAATACTGTTGTACCTGATGGCCAGAGGCCCCGGCGTGTTGTCGATTGATCATCTGATCGTCCGGCGTTTTCGTTAA
- a CDS encoding ABC transporter ATP-binding protein, giving the protein MLQFENVSTFYGKIQALHGVNVEVRQGEIVTLIGANGAGKSTLMMTLCGSPQAHSGSIRYLGEELVGLTSAQIMRKSIAVVPEGRRVFARLTVEENLAMGGFFTGKQEYEEQMDKVLHLFPRLKERFSQRGGTMSGGEQQMLAIGRALMSKPKLLLLDEPSLGLAPIIIQQIFDIIEQLRSEGVTVFLVEQNANQALKIADRAYVLENGRVVMQGTGEQLLNDPKVRDAYLGG; this is encoded by the coding sequence ATGCTGCAATTCGAAAACGTCTCGACCTTTTACGGCAAGATCCAGGCCCTGCACGGTGTCAACGTCGAGGTACGTCAGGGCGAAATCGTTACCCTGATCGGCGCCAACGGTGCAGGGAAATCGACCTTGATGATGACCCTGTGCGGTTCGCCGCAAGCCCACAGCGGCAGCATCCGCTACCTGGGCGAAGAGCTGGTGGGGCTGACCTCGGCGCAGATCATGCGCAAAAGCATCGCCGTTGTACCTGAGGGCCGTAGGGTTTTTGCTCGCCTGACCGTGGAAGAAAACCTCGCCATGGGCGGCTTCTTTACCGGCAAGCAAGAGTATGAAGAGCAAATGGACAAGGTTTTGCACTTGTTCCCGCGCCTGAAAGAACGTTTCAGCCAACGCGGCGGCACCATGTCCGGTGGCGAGCAGCAAATGCTCGCCATTGGCCGGGCCTTGATGAGCAAGCCCAAGCTGCTGTTGCTTGACGAGCCATCACTGGGCCTGGCACCGATCATCATCCAGCAGATTTTCGACATCATCGAGCAACTGCGAAGTGAAGGTGTAACGGTGTTTCTGGTGGAACAAAACGCCAACCAGGCACTGAAAATCGCTGACCGCGCCTACGTGCTGGAAAACGGCCGTGTGGTCATGCAAGGCACCGGCGAACAACTGCTCAACGATCCTAAAGTGCGTGACGCGTATCTGGGCGGCTAA
- a CDS encoding high-affinity branched-chain amino acid ABC transporter permease LivM, with product MTRNLKSALFSALLVWAVAYPVLGLKLTIVGINIEVHNTSTFTLSVIAICSLLMFVRVFFNQQLSTAWKNSPSLPKVPTKATNFLTLPSTQRWIILGLVMVALVWPFYGSRGAVDIATLILIYVMLGLGLNIVVGLAGLLDLGYVGFYAVGAYTYALLSHYFGLSFWVCLPLAGLMTASFGLVLGFPVLRLRGDYLAIVTLGFGEIIRLFLRNLTDITGGPNGISNIPKPTLFGLSFDRTAAEGMQTFHEYFGIAYNSINKVIFLYLIALVLVLLVLFVINRLLRMPIGRAWEALREDEIACRALGLNPTVIKLSAFTLGATFAGFAGSFFAARQGLVTPESFTFLESAIILAIVVLGGMGSQLGVILAAVVMILLPEMMREFSEYRMLLFGALMVLMMIWRPQGLLPMQRPHLELRK from the coding sequence ATGACTAGGAATCTTAAGTCGGCGCTCTTCAGCGCCCTGTTGGTCTGGGCCGTAGCCTACCCGGTACTCGGTCTGAAACTGACTATCGTCGGGATCAACATCGAAGTTCACAACACCAGCACCTTTACCCTGAGCGTGATCGCGATCTGCTCCTTGCTGATGTTTGTGCGCGTGTTTTTCAACCAGCAATTGAGCACGGCCTGGAAAAACTCTCCCAGCCTGCCGAAAGTGCCTACCAAGGCCACCAACTTCCTGACCCTGCCCAGCACACAGCGCTGGATCATCCTCGGTCTGGTCATGGTGGCGCTGGTCTGGCCGTTCTACGGCTCGCGCGGCGCAGTAGACATTGCCACGCTGATCCTGATCTACGTGATGCTCGGCCTGGGCCTGAACATCGTAGTGGGTCTGGCCGGCCTGCTGGACCTGGGTTATGTAGGGTTCTATGCCGTGGGTGCCTACACCTACGCACTGCTCTCGCATTACTTCGGCCTGAGTTTCTGGGTCTGCCTGCCGCTGGCGGGCCTGATGACAGCCTCCTTCGGCCTGGTGCTCGGTTTCCCGGTACTGCGCTTGCGCGGCGACTATCTGGCCATCGTGACACTGGGCTTCGGTGAAATCATCCGCCTGTTCCTGCGTAACCTGACGGACATCACCGGCGGGCCAAACGGTATCAGCAACATCCCGAAACCAACGCTGTTCGGCCTCAGCTTCGACAGGACCGCTGCCGAAGGCATGCAAACCTTTCACGAATACTTTGGCATCGCCTACAACTCGATCAACAAGGTCATTTTCCTGTACCTGATCGCGCTGGTACTGGTGCTGCTGGTGCTGTTCGTGATCAACCGCCTGCTGCGCATGCCGATCGGCCGCGCATGGGAAGCGCTGCGCGAAGACGAAATCGCCTGCCGTGCCCTGGGCCTGAACCCGACTGTGATCAAGCTGTCAGCCTTTACCCTGGGTGCAACCTTTGCAGGTTTTGCCGGCAGCTTCTTTGCCGCGCGCCAGGGCCTGGTGACACCGGAATCGTTCACCTTCCTTGAGTCGGCGATCATTCTGGCCATCGTGGTACTGGGCGGCATGGGCTCACAACTGGGTGTCATCCTGGCAGCCGTGGTCATGATCCTGCTGCCGGAAATGATGCGTGAGTTCAGCGAATACCGGATGCTGCTGTTTGGTGCCCTGATGGTGCTGATGATGATCTGGCGTCCGCAAGGTCTGCTGCCAATGCAACGTCCTCACCTGGAGCTGCGAAAATGA
- a CDS encoding DUF692 domain-containing protein — MHSLPASLIAPRAPQLPPRAGLGLKAEHFRDVLDTRPDVGFFEVHAENYMVAGGPFHHYLNLIREQYPLSIHGVGLSIGGEKPLDTEHLKRLSILLNRYQPQMFSEHLAWSSHGPFFLNDLLPLRYDTATLTRVCAHVDQVQNLLQRQILLENPATYIEFDEAHFDEASFIHEVINRSGCGLLLDVNNVYVSCVNHARSPLAYIDALPLQAVGELHLAGFAEDTVNPGQRLLIDNHGAPVDQAVWTLYRQVLDRLGPTATLIERDNCLPALAELVQEARLADDCLLRAQVQT; from the coding sequence ATGCACAGCCTGCCTGCTTCGCTCATCGCGCCTCGCGCGCCCCAGCTTCCGCCGCGTGCGGGGCTGGGGCTCAAGGCCGAGCATTTCCGGGATGTACTCGATACCCGGCCTGACGTCGGGTTCTTTGAGGTACATGCAGAGAACTACATGGTCGCCGGTGGGCCTTTCCACCACTACCTGAACCTGATCCGCGAGCAGTACCCGCTCTCGATCCATGGGGTAGGCCTGTCGATTGGCGGCGAAAAGCCGCTCGATACCGAACACTTGAAACGCTTGAGCATATTGCTCAATCGCTACCAGCCACAGATGTTTTCCGAACATCTGGCGTGGTCCTCCCACGGGCCGTTTTTCCTTAATGACCTGCTGCCATTGCGTTATGACACTGCCACGTTAACGCGGGTTTGTGCGCATGTGGACCAGGTGCAAAACCTGTTGCAGCGCCAGATCCTACTGGAAAACCCCGCAACTTATATCGAGTTCGACGAGGCCCACTTCGACGAAGCCAGCTTCATCCACGAAGTCATCAACCGCAGCGGCTGTGGCCTTTTGCTGGATGTAAACAACGTCTACGTGTCCTGCGTAAACCACGCCCGCTCCCCCTTGGCCTACATCGATGCCTTGCCGCTGCAGGCCGTTGGCGAGCTTCATCTGGCAGGCTTTGCTGAAGACACGGTCAACCCGGGTCAACGCCTGCTGATCGACAACCACGGCGCACCGGTCGATCAGGCGGTATGGACGCTGTACCGGCAGGTGCTCGATCGATTGGGCCCCACGGCCACCCTGATCGAACGCGACAACTGCCTGCCGGCACTTGCCGAACTGGTACAGGAAGCCCGACTCGCCGATGACTGCCTGCTCCGCGCACAGGTGCAAACATGA
- a CDS encoding DNA-binding domain-containing protein, protein MKMYDDFCAALLNPNALCPDGITSNNGDVGRRFSVYRNNVQSGLINALATSYPVVSQLVGEAFFQAMAQMFIAKFPPDNPVMSTYGGQFADFIKGFAPADSLPYLSDIARLERLCVQAFHAADVCAVNPQLLARALNNPQGLAQLHLQLHPGVAAMHSPYAIAALWAAHQPQGQIQGLDPRQPQSTLVLRHGLRVEVFAVSSGCAAFVRLIKDGNGLGPAAEHALEADPDFDLGQALALLIAHGAITGLHPCCEVSP, encoded by the coding sequence ATGAAAATGTACGATGATTTCTGCGCAGCGCTGCTCAATCCAAACGCACTCTGCCCAGACGGAATCACCTCCAACAACGGCGACGTTGGCCGCCGTTTCTCTGTGTATCGCAACAATGTGCAAAGTGGCCTGATCAACGCACTGGCCACCAGCTACCCGGTGGTTTCACAGTTGGTCGGTGAAGCCTTTTTTCAGGCCATGGCGCAGATGTTCATTGCGAAATTCCCGCCCGACAACCCGGTCATGAGCACCTATGGCGGCCAGTTCGCTGACTTCATCAAGGGCTTTGCACCCGCTGACAGCCTGCCTTATCTGTCCGATATCGCCCGCCTCGAACGCTTGTGTGTCCAGGCCTTTCACGCCGCAGACGTGTGCGCAGTGAACCCACAATTACTGGCCCGGGCGCTCAACAACCCGCAAGGCCTGGCCCAATTGCACCTGCAACTGCATCCCGGCGTCGCAGCCATGCATTCGCCCTACGCCATAGCCGCCTTGTGGGCGGCTCACCAGCCCCAAGGGCAGATCCAGGGGCTTGACCCACGTCAGCCACAAAGCACCTTGGTGCTGCGCCACGGTTTGCGAGTGGAGGTGTTTGCGGTGAGCTCGGGGTGCGCTGCTTTTGTACGCTTGATCAAAGACGGCAATGGCCTGGGCCCGGCCGCTGAGCATGCCCTGGAAGCCGACCCTGATTTTGACCTGGGCCAGGCCCTGGCGCTGTTGATTGCACATGGCGCCATCACTGGTCTTCACCCCTGCTGCGAGGTTTCGCCATGA
- a CDS encoding DUF2282 domain-containing protein, with the protein MNNITTRTLSAAALALALGSALSIAALPAQAAGDMEKCFGVAMKGHNDCAAGAGTTCAGTAKTDNQANAWKLVPKGTCDKTASSTSATGFGQLKAFTAKS; encoded by the coding sequence ATGAACAACATAACTACCCGCACCCTGTCCGCCGCTGCATTGGCACTTGCTCTGGGTTCCGCCCTGAGCATTGCCGCCCTGCCCGCCCAGGCTGCTGGCGATATGGAGAAGTGCTTCGGGGTTGCCATGAAGGGCCACAACGATTGCGCGGCAGGTGCAGGCACTACCTGCGCAGGCACCGCCAAGACAGACAACCAGGCCAATGCCTGGAAACTGGTCCCTAAAGGCACCTGCGATAAAACCGCCAGCAGCACCTCTGCGACCGGTTTTGGCCAACTCAAAGCGTTCACTGCCAAATCCTGA
- a CDS encoding DUF2288 domain-containing protein → MNQEPSTLYAKLLGETSTIEWKALQPFFAKGDLLWVEPGLDLIEAAQAVTQDDAEKVAAWMASGLLGKMTEAQALDVLERDPQLWAVVVSPWVMVQERA, encoded by the coding sequence ATGAATCAAGAACCTAGCACCCTCTATGCCAAGCTGCTTGGCGAGACCTCAACTATCGAATGGAAAGCCTTGCAGCCCTTCTTCGCCAAAGGCGATCTGCTGTGGGTTGAACCCGGGCTGGACTTGATCGAGGCGGCGCAGGCCGTGACTCAGGATGATGCAGAGAAAGTCGCGGCCTGGATGGCCTCCGGCTTACTTGGCAAGATGACTGAAGCGCAGGCGCTAGACGTTCTTGAACGTGACCCGCAGCTATGGGCAGTGGTGGTTTCGCCGTGGGTAATGGTCCAGGAAAGGGCGTAA
- a CDS encoding putative bifunctional diguanylate cyclase/phosphodiesterase has translation MGEPAEQGQLLLLSSHNPYLVLLAGLVAFAACLATLHLVERAGNADRATSKTVWRWIAVGCLASGIWAMHFICILAFTHPAAPRYSLGTAIGALLMTLIAAIAVVQALHSTTYWRSRHQLLKLVLCIGAAAAMLSIQLTSMPTLTDPLADSSGSTHWQLALAVAVVVLLLIGSSASAALVDKKLQHKEHDLRRVNALLSQLDQARASLQQVAHYDPLTNLINRRGFNQLFAEKLSDCAARNSKLAVMFLDIDHFKRINDSLGHDAGDELLKTIAARIKHSTRSHNDVVARFGGDEFCILINLNHRDEAQSMAQRIMLKLKEPIELSGRQMVMTTSIGISVFPDDGASSAELLKHADLALYQSKGSGRNNLNFFSSNLKTRASLELQLEEELRSALNEDKELFLQYQPIFDLKNGRVTKLEALVRWQHPEHGLLGPERFISIAEANGLIAELDHWVLRKACHDLAALSLKGWQHLGVAVNCSARNLVRVELADEIESALRSSGIAAHRLELEVTENALMCNLSSTSQLLRQIRTLGVSLSIDDFGTGYSSLAYLKRLPLNTLKIDRSFIQDIPTSSQDMEIVQAIIVMAHTLHLQVVTEGVETTQQFEFLNQYGCDFIQGYLISRPVSFEVLQETLEGLNKSPVPVPDHATFIPVSQ, from the coding sequence ATGGGGGAGCCTGCAGAACAAGGCCAGTTGCTATTACTTAGCAGCCATAATCCTTACCTCGTGCTACTCGCCGGCCTGGTCGCTTTCGCGGCATGCCTGGCCACGCTGCATCTGGTTGAACGCGCCGGCAATGCGGATAGAGCCACCAGTAAAACCGTATGGCGATGGATTGCTGTCGGTTGTCTGGCCAGCGGGATCTGGGCCATGCACTTCATCTGCATCCTGGCATTCACGCACCCTGCTGCCCCTCGCTACAGCCTCGGTACGGCCATTGGCGCCCTGCTCATGACCCTGATCGCAGCCATCGCTGTCGTACAAGCCCTGCACAGCACAACTTACTGGCGCTCACGCCATCAGCTTTTGAAACTCGTTCTGTGTATTGGCGCCGCAGCCGCCATGCTCAGCATTCAGCTCACCAGCATGCCGACGCTCACCGACCCACTGGCGGACAGTTCAGGCAGCACTCACTGGCAACTGGCCCTCGCGGTGGCCGTGGTGGTGCTGTTGTTGATTGGCAGCAGCGCCAGCGCCGCACTGGTCGACAAGAAACTGCAACACAAGGAGCACGACCTGAGGCGGGTCAACGCCCTGCTCAGCCAACTCGACCAGGCACGTGCGTCCTTGCAGCAAGTCGCCCATTACGACCCGCTGACCAACCTGATCAACCGACGCGGCTTCAACCAGCTATTTGCGGAAAAACTCAGTGATTGCGCCGCCAGGAACAGCAAACTGGCCGTGATGTTTCTCGACATTGATCACTTCAAGCGCATCAATGACAGCCTGGGGCACGATGCGGGTGATGAGTTGCTCAAGACGATCGCCGCCCGCATCAAACACTCCACCCGGAGCCACAATGACGTCGTCGCACGTTTTGGCGGTGACGAGTTCTGTATTTTGATCAACCTCAACCATCGCGATGAAGCGCAAAGCATGGCTCAGCGCATCATGCTCAAGTTGAAAGAGCCCATCGAACTGTCAGGACGCCAAATGGTGATGACCACCAGCATTGGCATCAGCGTGTTCCCGGATGACGGCGCAAGCAGCGCTGAACTGCTCAAGCATGCGGATCTGGCTCTTTACCAGTCCAAGGGCAGCGGGCGTAACAACCTGAACTTCTTCAGCTCCAACCTCAAGACCCGCGCCTCGCTGGAATTGCAATTAGAGGAAGAACTGCGCAGCGCGCTGAACGAAGACAAGGAGCTGTTCCTGCAATACCAGCCCATCTTTGACCTCAAGAATGGCCGTGTCACCAAACTTGAGGCACTGGTCCGCTGGCAACACCCCGAACACGGTCTGCTTGGTCCTGAACGTTTTATCAGCATCGCCGAGGCCAACGGACTTATCGCCGAGCTGGACCATTGGGTGCTGCGCAAAGCCTGCCATGACCTCGCGGCACTTTCGTTAAAGGGATGGCAACATCTGGGGGTTGCGGTGAATTGTTCGGCGCGCAATCTGGTGCGGGTAGAGCTGGCCGACGAAATCGAAAGCGCGCTGCGCTCATCCGGGATTGCGGCACACCGGCTGGAACTGGAAGTCACGGAAAACGCACTGATGTGCAATCTGAGCAGCACCTCGCAACTGTTGCGCCAGATCCGTACCCTTGGTGTGTCATTGTCCATTGATGACTTTGGTACCGGCTATTCATCCCTCGCCTACCTCAAGCGCCTGCCGCTCAACACTTTGAAAATTGACCGCTCGTTTATCCAGGACATCCCGACCTCCAGTCAGGACATGGAGATCGTCCAGGCCATTATCGTCATGGCCCACACCCTGCACCTGCAAGTGGTCACCGAGGGTGTCGAAACTACACAGCAATTCGAGTTCCTCAACCAGTACGGTTGCGACTTTATCCAGGGCTACCTGATTAGCCGCCCCGTGAGCTTTGAGGTACTGCAAGAAACGCTCGAAGGGCTCAACAAAAGCCCTGTACCCGTACCGGATCACGCCACGTTCATTCCCGTCAGCCAATAA
- a CDS encoding branched-chain amino acid ABC transporter substrate-binding protein, whose translation MKMATKQITKLFAAMVLAGFASHSFAADTIKIGIAGPKTGPLTQYGDMQFAGAKMAIEQINAKGGVDGKKLEAVDYDDACDPKQAVAVANKVVNDGIKFVVGHLCSSSTQPASDIYEDEGIIMITPAATGPEITARGYKMIFRTIGLDSAQGPAAGNYIADHVKPKIVAVLHDKQQYGEGIATAVKKTLEDKGVKVAVFEGVNAGEKDYSSVIAKLKQANVDFVYYGGYHPELGLILRQAKEKGLNAKFMGPEGVGNESISQIAQGASEGLLVTLPKAFDADPANKALVEAFAAKKQDPTGPFVFPAYAAVEVIAGGIEQAKSEDPAKVAEAIHKGTYKTPTGNLKFDAKGDVEDFKFVVYEWHFGKPKTEVSPQ comes from the coding sequence ATAAAGATGGCTACGAAGCAGATTACTAAACTGTTTGCCGCTATGGTTTTGGCCGGGTTCGCCAGCCATTCATTTGCCGCAGACACCATCAAGATCGGTATCGCTGGTCCAAAAACCGGGCCTCTGACTCAGTACGGCGACATGCAGTTTGCTGGCGCAAAAATGGCCATCGAACAAATCAACGCCAAGGGCGGCGTTGATGGCAAAAAGCTTGAAGCGGTTGACTACGATGACGCCTGCGACCCGAAACAAGCGGTTGCCGTTGCCAACAAAGTGGTCAATGACGGTATTAAATTTGTAGTCGGCCACCTGTGCTCCAGCTCCACTCAGCCTGCTTCGGACATCTACGAAGACGAAGGCATCATCATGATTACCCCGGCCGCCACCGGCCCGGAAATCACCGCTCGCGGTTATAAAATGATCTTCCGCACCATCGGTCTGGACAGCGCCCAGGGCCCTGCAGCCGGTAACTACATCGCGGATCACGTCAAACCGAAAATCGTTGCGGTACTGCACGACAAACAGCAATACGGTGAAGGCATCGCCACCGCCGTTAAAAAGACCCTGGAAGACAAAGGCGTCAAAGTCGCAGTCTTTGAAGGCGTCAACGCGGGTGAAAAAGACTATTCCTCTGTTATTGCCAAGCTCAAGCAAGCCAACGTTGACTTCGTCTACTACGGCGGCTACCACCCTGAGCTGGGTCTGATCCTGCGTCAGGCCAAAGAGAAAGGCCTGAACGCCAAGTTCATGGGCCCAGAAGGCGTGGGCAACGAGTCCATCTCGCAAATCGCCCAAGGTGCTTCCGAAGGCCTGCTGGTTACCTTGCCAAAAGCGTTCGACGCCGACCCTGCCAACAAGGCACTGGTTGAAGCCTTTGCTGCCAAAAAGCAGGACCCTACCGGTCCATTCGTGTTCCCGGCATACGCTGCGGTTGAAGTGATTGCCGGCGGTATCGAGCAAGCCAAAAGCGAAGACCCGGCCAAAGTTGCTGAAGCTATCCACAAAGGCACTTACAAAACGCCAACCGGTAACCTGAAGTTTGACGCCAAAGGTGACGTGGAAGATTTCAAATTCGTGGTCTACGAATGGCACTTCGGCAAGCCTAAAACTGAAGTAAGCCCTCAGTAA
- the livH gene encoding high-affinity branched-chain amino acid ABC transporter permease LivH has protein sequence MPDIYHFFQMLVNGLNVGSTYALIAIGYTMVYGIIGMINFAHGEVYMIGSYIAFIAIAGLTMMGLDSVPLLLTAAFIASIVVTSAYGYSIERVAYRPLRGSNRLIPLISAIGMSIFLQNTVLLAQDSKDKSIPNLIPGGFTFGPGGASEVIVSYMQIVVFVVTFLAMLGLTLFISRSRMGRACRACAEDMKMANLLGINTNNVIALTFVIGAALAAVAAVLISVQYGVINPNAGFLVGLKAFTAAVLGGIGSIPGAMLGGLVLGVAEAFGADIFGDQYKDVVAFGLLVLVLLFRPTGILGRPEIEKV, from the coding sequence ATGCCTGACATCTATCACTTCTTCCAAATGCTGGTTAACGGCCTCAACGTTGGCAGCACCTATGCCTTGATCGCCATCGGCTACACGATGGTTTACGGCATTATTGGAATGATCAACTTCGCCCACGGCGAGGTGTACATGATTGGTTCCTATATTGCGTTTATCGCCATTGCCGGCCTGACCATGATGGGTCTGGACAGCGTGCCATTGCTGCTGACTGCCGCGTTTATCGCCAGCATCGTGGTCACCAGCGCTTACGGCTATAGCATTGAACGGGTTGCCTACCGTCCACTGCGCGGCAGTAACCGTCTGATCCCTCTGATTTCTGCCATCGGCATGTCGATCTTCCTGCAAAACACCGTGCTACTGGCACAAGACTCAAAAGACAAATCGATCCCCAACCTGATCCCGGGCGGCTTCACCTTTGGCCCTGGAGGCGCCAGTGAAGTTATCGTCTCCTACATGCAGATTGTGGTCTTCGTCGTCACCTTCCTCGCAATGCTTGGTCTGACCCTGTTCATCTCTCGTTCACGCATGGGCCGCGCCTGCCGCGCCTGCGCCGAAGACATGAAGATGGCCAACCTGCTGGGCATCAACACCAACAACGTCATTGCGCTGACCTTCGTGATCGGTGCTGCCCTGGCAGCCGTTGCGGCGGTACTGATCAGCGTGCAATACGGCGTGATCAACCCTAACGCAGGTTTCCTGGTAGGCCTTAAAGCCTTCACCGCTGCGGTATTGGGCGGGATTGGCAGTATTCCTGGCGCGATGCTCGGTGGCCTGGTACTCGGTGTGGCTGAAGCCTTTGGTGCCGATATCTTTGGCGACCAGTACAAAGACGTAGTGGCTTTTGGCTTGCTGGTGCTGGTGCTGCTGTTCCGTCCGACCGGCATTCTGGGGCGTCCGGAGATTGAAAAAGTATGA
- the livG gene encoding high-affinity branched-chain amino acid ABC transporter ATP-binding protein LivG encodes MSRELLKVSGLSMRFGGLLAVNGVALTVKEKQVVSMIGPNGAGKTTVFNCLTGFYKPSAGSILLDGESIEGLPGHEIARKGVVRTFQNVRLFKDMTAVENLLIAQHRHLNTNFLAGLFKTPSFRKSERDALDYAAYWLDKVNLTEFANRPAGTLAYGQQRRLEIARCMMTRPRILMLDEPAAGLNPKETEDLKALISVLRNEHNATVLLIEHDMKLVMSISDHIVVINQGTPLADGTPEQIRDNPEVIKAYLGEA; translated from the coding sequence ATGAGCCGCGAGTTACTGAAAGTCAGCGGCCTGAGCATGCGCTTTGGCGGCTTGTTGGCGGTGAATGGCGTGGCCCTGACCGTCAAGGAAAAACAGGTGGTGTCGATGATCGGCCCTAACGGCGCCGGCAAGACCACCGTCTTCAACTGCCTGACCGGTTTTTACAAACCGTCTGCGGGCAGCATCCTGCTGGACGGTGAGTCTATTGAAGGCTTGCCGGGCCACGAGATTGCGCGCAAAGGCGTGGTTCGCACCTTCCAGAACGTACGCCTGTTCAAGGATATGACGGCCGTTGAGAACCTGCTGATTGCCCAGCATCGTCACCTCAATACCAACTTTCTGGCCGGGCTGTTCAAAACCCCGTCATTCCGCAAAAGCGAACGTGATGCCCTGGACTACGCCGCGTACTGGCTGGACAAGGTCAACCTGACCGAGTTCGCCAACCGCCCGGCGGGAACCCTGGCCTACGGACAACAGCGACGCCTGGAAATCGCCCGTTGCATGATGACGCGCCCGCGCATCCTTATGCTCGACGAGCCAGCGGCTGGCCTGAACCCCAAGGAAACCGAAGACCTCAAAGCGCTGATCAGTGTGTTGCGTAATGAACACAACGCCACCGTGCTGTTGATTGAGCACGACATGAAACTGGTCATGAGCATTTCCGACCATATCGTGGTGATCAACCAGGGCACGCCTTTGGCTGACGGGACGCCGGAACAGATCCGCGATAACCCTGAAGTGATCAAAGCCTATTTGGGGGAAGCGTAA